The Daucus carota subsp. sativus chromosome 2, DH1 v3.0, whole genome shotgun sequence genome includes a window with the following:
- the LOC108209449 gene encoding hydroxyproline O-galactosyltransferase GALT2-like isoform X2: protein MKRLKSEQLGVRRLRLSHLLLGMASLYLLYICYKFPGFFKSVGMLSGDDSYNRLGSSDFVNVNNGDILTKPLLRSVSKDTIHRRLDNENDFVPLIVPGKVVEDNSNGVPPMKPFKSHYGRITGDTLRQMNRTNDLSVLENMADEAWTLGLKAWEEVDNYNGKEFGESSILEGRKETCPSWVSTSEEELANGDQVMFLPCGLAAGSSITVVGTPKYAHNEYIPRQANVRTADSFILVSQFMVELQGLKSVVGEDPPKILHLNPRLRGDWSHLPVIEHNTCYRMQWGTGQRCDGLPSKSDDDMLVDGYLRCEKWMRNDNRDKESRTTSWFQRFIGRAKKPEVTWPFPFVEGKMFVLTLRAGLDGFHVITGGRHVTSFPYRTGLTLEEATGLAIKGDVDIHSVFATSLPTSHPSFSPQRVLDMSEKWKSQPLLNGPTQLFIGVLSATNHFAERMAVRKTWMQASAIKSSIVVVRFFVALNPRKEVNAVLKQEAAYFGDIVILPFMDRYELVVLKTIAICEFGVQNATAAYIMKCDDDTFIRVDTVMKELDKVSGKRPLYMGNLNLLHRPLRSGKWAVSYEEYPQEVYPPYANGPGYIISKEIAKYIISKHVDGDLKDVSMGMWVEQFNSSTPVQYSHSWKFCQYGCLENYYTAHYQSPRQMICLWDKLVRGQARCCNF, encoded by the exons ATGAAGAGGTTGAAAAGTGAACAGCTTGGTGTAAGGAGGTTGAGATTATCTCATCTTCTTTTGGGTATGGCCTCATTGTACTTGCTTTATATATGCTACAAGTTTCCCGGTTTTTTTAAGAGTGTGGGGATGTTAAGTGGTGATGATAGTTATAATAGGTTGGGAAGCTCAGATTTTGTGAATGTTAACAATGGAGATATATTAACTAAACCATTGCTGAGGTCTGTTTCTAAGGACACAATTCACCGTAGACTAGATAATGAAAATGATTTTGTGCCACTGATTGTACCGGGGAAAGTAGTAGAAGATAATAGTAATGGAGTGCCACCAATGAAGCCTTTCAAGAGTCATTATGGTCGAATTACTGGAGATACATTGAGGCAAATGAATAGGACAAATGATTTGTCAGTATTAGAGAACATGGCAGATGAGGCATGGACTTTAGGTTTAAAAGCATGGGAAGAGGTAGATAATTATAATGGGAAGGAGTTTGGGGAGAGTTCGATACTCGAGGGGAGGAAGGAGACCTGCCCCTCATGGGTATCAACTAGTGAGGAAGAATTAGCCAACGGTGACCAAGTTATGTTCCTTCCTTGCGGGCTTGCAGCAGGCTCTTCAATTACAGTAGTGGGGACACCAAAATATGCTCATAATGAGTATATACCCAGGCAAGCAAACGTAAGGACTGCTGATTCCTTTATTTTGGTTTCACAGTTCATGGTTGAGTTGCAAGGCTTAAAGTCGGTGGTTGGGGAGGATCCCCCGAAGATTCTTCATCTCAATCCTCGCTTGAGAGGGGATTGGAGCCATCTTCCGGTAATTGAGCACAACACATGTTATAGAATGCAATGGGGAACAGGTCAACGCTGTGATGGTTTACCGTCTAAGAGTGATGATGACATGCTTG TTGATGGATATCTGAGATGTGAAAAATGGATGCGAAATGATAATAGAGATAAAGAGTCTAGGACCACTTCTTGGTTCCAGAGATTTATAGGGCGTGCGAAGAAACCAGAAGTAACCTGGCCTTTCCCTTTTGTGGAGggaaaaatgtttgttttgaCTTTACGTGCTGGTCTTGATGGATTTCATGTCATTACTGGCGGGCGACATGTTACTTCATTCCCTTATCGGACG GGACTTACATTAGAGGAGGCAACAGGGCTGGCAATTAAAGGCGATGTTGATATACATTCTGTTTTTGCTACCTCCCTCCCCACATCGCATCCAAGTTTTTCACCTCAAAGAGTTTTGGATATGTCTGAAAAGTGGAAATCTCAACCTTTATTAAATGGTCCTACTCAACTTTTCATCGGAGTTCTCTCTGCTACTAATCACTTTGCAGAACGCATGGCCGTTAGAAAAACATGGATGCAAGCCTCAGCTATCAAATCTTCAATCGTAGTAGTTCGCTTCTTTGTTGCACTG AACCCAAGGAAGGAGGTTAATGCAGTTCTGAAACAAGAAGCTGCATACTTTGGTGATATTGTGATCTTGCCCTTTATGGATCGTTATGAGCTAGTGGTACTTAAGACTATTGCTATTTGTGAATTTGGT GTTCAAAATGCAACTGCTGCTTACATCATGAAATGTGATGATGATACTTTTATAAGGGTAGATACTGTTATGAAAGAACTTGATAAAGTGTCTGGAAAAAGACCACTATATATGGGTAATCTCAACCTCTTGCATCGACCACTTAGAAGCGGGAAGTGGGCTGTTAGTTACGAG GAATATCCTCAAGAAGTTTATCCTCCGTATGCTAATGGGCCTGGATATATAATTTCTAAGGAAATTGCTAAATATATCATCTCTAAACATGTTGATGGAGACCTAAAG GATGTGAGCATGGGAATGTGGGTTGAACAATTCAACAGCTCGACACCAGTCCAGTACTCCCATAGTTGGAAGTTTTGTCAGTACGGGTGCTTGGAAAATTATTATACAGCTCATTACCAATCTCCGAGGCAAATGATATGTCTGTGGGACAAACTGGTCAGGGGTCAAGCTCGCTGTTGCAACTTCTGA
- the LOC108209449 gene encoding hydroxyproline O-galactosyltransferase GALT2-like isoform X1, protein MKRLKSEQLGVRRLRLSHLLLGMASLYLLYICYKFPGFFKSVGMLSGDDSYNRLGSSDFVNVNNGDILTKPLLRSVSKDTIHRRLDNENDFVPLIVPGKVVEDNSNGVPPMKPFKSHYGRITGDTLRQMNRTNDLSVLENMADEAWTLGLKAWEEVDNYNGKEFGESSILEGRKETCPSWVSTSEEELANGDQVMFLPCGLAAGSSITVVGTPKYAHNEYIPRQANVRTADSFILVSQFMVELQGLKSVVGEDPPKILHLNPRLRGDWSHLPVIEHNTCYRMQWGTGQRCDGLPSKSDDDMLVDGYLRCEKWMRNDNRDKESRTTSWFQRFIGRAKKPEVTWPFPFVEGKMFVLTLRAGLDGFHVITGGRHVTSFPYRTGLTLEEATGLAIKGDVDIHSVFATSLPTSHPSFSPQRVLDMSEKWKSQPLLNGPTQLFIGVLSATNHFAERMAVRKTWMQASAIKSSIVVVRFFVALNPRKEVNAVLKQEAAYFGDIVILPFMDRYELVVLKTIAICEFGVQNATAAYIMKCDDDTFIRVDTVMKELDKVSGKRPLYMGNLNLLHRPLRSGKWAVSYEEYPQEVYPPYANGPGYIISKEIAKYIISKHVDGDLKLFKMEDVSMGMWVEQFNSSTPVQYSHSWKFCQYGCLENYYTAHYQSPRQMICLWDKLVRGQARCCNF, encoded by the exons ATGAAGAGGTTGAAAAGTGAACAGCTTGGTGTAAGGAGGTTGAGATTATCTCATCTTCTTTTGGGTATGGCCTCATTGTACTTGCTTTATATATGCTACAAGTTTCCCGGTTTTTTTAAGAGTGTGGGGATGTTAAGTGGTGATGATAGTTATAATAGGTTGGGAAGCTCAGATTTTGTGAATGTTAACAATGGAGATATATTAACTAAACCATTGCTGAGGTCTGTTTCTAAGGACACAATTCACCGTAGACTAGATAATGAAAATGATTTTGTGCCACTGATTGTACCGGGGAAAGTAGTAGAAGATAATAGTAATGGAGTGCCACCAATGAAGCCTTTCAAGAGTCATTATGGTCGAATTACTGGAGATACATTGAGGCAAATGAATAGGACAAATGATTTGTCAGTATTAGAGAACATGGCAGATGAGGCATGGACTTTAGGTTTAAAAGCATGGGAAGAGGTAGATAATTATAATGGGAAGGAGTTTGGGGAGAGTTCGATACTCGAGGGGAGGAAGGAGACCTGCCCCTCATGGGTATCAACTAGTGAGGAAGAATTAGCCAACGGTGACCAAGTTATGTTCCTTCCTTGCGGGCTTGCAGCAGGCTCTTCAATTACAGTAGTGGGGACACCAAAATATGCTCATAATGAGTATATACCCAGGCAAGCAAACGTAAGGACTGCTGATTCCTTTATTTTGGTTTCACAGTTCATGGTTGAGTTGCAAGGCTTAAAGTCGGTGGTTGGGGAGGATCCCCCGAAGATTCTTCATCTCAATCCTCGCTTGAGAGGGGATTGGAGCCATCTTCCGGTAATTGAGCACAACACATGTTATAGAATGCAATGGGGAACAGGTCAACGCTGTGATGGTTTACCGTCTAAGAGTGATGATGACATGCTTG TTGATGGATATCTGAGATGTGAAAAATGGATGCGAAATGATAATAGAGATAAAGAGTCTAGGACCACTTCTTGGTTCCAGAGATTTATAGGGCGTGCGAAGAAACCAGAAGTAACCTGGCCTTTCCCTTTTGTGGAGggaaaaatgtttgttttgaCTTTACGTGCTGGTCTTGATGGATTTCATGTCATTACTGGCGGGCGACATGTTACTTCATTCCCTTATCGGACG GGACTTACATTAGAGGAGGCAACAGGGCTGGCAATTAAAGGCGATGTTGATATACATTCTGTTTTTGCTACCTCCCTCCCCACATCGCATCCAAGTTTTTCACCTCAAAGAGTTTTGGATATGTCTGAAAAGTGGAAATCTCAACCTTTATTAAATGGTCCTACTCAACTTTTCATCGGAGTTCTCTCTGCTACTAATCACTTTGCAGAACGCATGGCCGTTAGAAAAACATGGATGCAAGCCTCAGCTATCAAATCTTCAATCGTAGTAGTTCGCTTCTTTGTTGCACTG AACCCAAGGAAGGAGGTTAATGCAGTTCTGAAACAAGAAGCTGCATACTTTGGTGATATTGTGATCTTGCCCTTTATGGATCGTTATGAGCTAGTGGTACTTAAGACTATTGCTATTTGTGAATTTGGT GTTCAAAATGCAACTGCTGCTTACATCATGAAATGTGATGATGATACTTTTATAAGGGTAGATACTGTTATGAAAGAACTTGATAAAGTGTCTGGAAAAAGACCACTATATATGGGTAATCTCAACCTCTTGCATCGACCACTTAGAAGCGGGAAGTGGGCTGTTAGTTACGAG GAATATCCTCAAGAAGTTTATCCTCCGTATGCTAATGGGCCTGGATATATAATTTCTAAGGAAATTGCTAAATATATCATCTCTAAACATGTTGATGGAGACCTAAAG TTGTTTAAAATGGAGGATGTGAGCATGGGAATGTGGGTTGAACAATTCAACAGCTCGACACCAGTCCAGTACTCCCATAGTTGGAAGTTTTGTCAGTACGGGTGCTTGGAAAATTATTATACAGCTCATTACCAATCTCCGAGGCAAATGATATGTCTGTGGGACAAACTGGTCAGGGGTCAAGCTCGCTGTTGCAACTTCTGA